In Staphylococcus saccharolyticus, one genomic interval encodes:
- the hemB gene encoding porphobilinogen synthase, which produces MKFDRHRRLRSSKTMRDIVRETHVRKEDLIYPIFVVEEDSVKSEIKSLPGVYQISLNLLHEEIKEAYDLGIRAIMFFGVPNEKDDVGSGAYDHNGVVQEATRIAKKLYSDLLIVADTCLCEYTDHGHCGVIDDHTHDVDNDKSLPLLVNTAISQVEAGADIIAPSNMMDGFVAEIREGLDKAGYQNIPIMSYGIKYASSFFGPFRDAADSAPSFGDRKTYQMDPANRLEALRELESDLKEGCDMMIVKPALSYLDIVRDVKNNTNVPVVAYNVSGEYSMTKAAAQNGWIDEEKIVMEQMISIKRAGADLIITYFAKDICRYLDK; this is translated from the coding sequence ATGAAATTTGATAGACATAGAAGATTGCGTTCTTCAAAAACAATGCGAGACATAGTGAGAGAAACTCACGTTAGAAAGGAAGATTTAATATATCCTATATTTGTAGTCGAAGAAGATAGTGTAAAAAGCGAGATTAAATCTTTACCAGGTGTATATCAAATTAGTTTAAACTTATTACATGAAGAAATTAAAGAAGCGTACGATTTGGGTATTAGAGCGATTATGTTCTTTGGCGTGCCAAATGAAAAAGATGATGTCGGTTCAGGTGCATACGACCATAATGGTGTTGTACAAGAGGCAACTCGAATTGCGAAAAAATTATACAGTGATTTACTTATAGTTGCAGATACATGTTTATGTGAATACACTGATCACGGACATTGTGGTGTCATTGACGATCATACACATGATGTAGATAATGATAAATCACTGCCATTATTGGTAAATACAGCTATTTCTCAAGTTGAAGCAGGTGCAGATATTATTGCACCTAGTAATATGATGGATGGGTTTGTTGCTGAAATTAGGGAAGGATTAGACAAAGCTGGATATCAAAATATTCCTATTATGAGTTATGGCATAAAATATGCTTCTAGCTTTTTCGGTCCGTTCCGTGATGCTGCAGACTCAGCACCTTCATTTGGAGATAGAAAGACTTATCAAATGGATCCAGCTAACCGCTTAGAGGCACTCAGAGAATTAGAAAGTGACCTCAAAGAAGGTTGCGATATGATGATTGTTAAACCTGCATTAAGCTATTTAGATATTGTTAGAGATGTTAAAAATAATACGAACGTACCTGTTGTTGCGTATAATGTCAGTGGCGAATACAGTATGACTAAAGCAGCAGCTCAAAACGGTTGGATTGATGAAGAAAAAATTGTAATGGAACAAATGATTTCAATTAAACGTGCCGGTGCAGATTTAATTATTACTTATTTTGCGAAAGATATTTGTCGTTATCTAGACAAATAA
- the hemL gene encoding glutamate-1-semialdehyde 2,1-aminomutase: MGYEKSIKAMNIAENLMPGGVNSPVRAFKSVNTPAIFMDHAEGSKIYDIDGNEYIDYVLSWGPLILGHKNKQVIEKLHEVVDKGTSFGASTLQENKLAELVIERVPSIEKVRMVSSGTEATLDTLRLARGYNGRNKIIKFEGCYHGHSDSLLIKAGSGVATLGLPDSPGVPEGIAKNTITVPYNDLKSLRLAFEKYGDDIAGVIVEPVAGNMGVVPPVEGFLQGLRDITTEYGALLIFDEVMTGFRIGYHCAQGYFGVTPDLTCLGKVIGGGLPVGAFGGKKEIMDQIAPVGTIYQAGTLSGNPLAMTSGYETLSQLTPESYDYFNALGDILEKGLKEVFAKHNVPITVNRAGSMIGYFLNEGPVTNFEEANKSDLELFSNMYREMAKEGVFLPPSQFEGTFLSMAHTKKDIEKTVQAFDNVLSRIV, from the coding sequence ATGGGTTATGAAAAATCAATTAAAGCTATGAATATAGCTGAAAATTTGATGCCAGGTGGTGTTAACAGTCCAGTAAGAGCATTTAAATCAGTAAATACACCTGCGATTTTTATGGATCATGCTGAAGGGTCTAAAATTTATGATATTGATGGCAATGAATACATCGATTATGTCTTGAGTTGGGGACCGTTAATTTTAGGTCATAAAAATAAACAAGTCATTGAAAAATTACATGAAGTTGTTGATAAGGGTACTAGTTTTGGTGCCTCTACACTACAAGAAAATAAATTAGCAGAATTAGTTATTGAACGTGTTCCGTCTATTGAAAAAGTAAGAATGGTTTCTTCTGGAACAGAAGCTACTTTAGACACACTCCGTTTAGCTAGAGGATATAATGGACGAAATAAAATTATTAAATTTGAAGGATGTTATCACGGTCATAGTGACTCACTTTTAATTAAAGCGGGTTCTGGAGTAGCTACGTTAGGTTTACCAGACTCACCTGGCGTACCTGAAGGTATTGCTAAAAATACTATTACAGTACCATACAATGATTTAAAATCACTTCGTCTAGCTTTTGAAAAGTATGGTGATGACATTGCAGGTGTTATTGTAGAGCCAGTTGCAGGTAATATGGGTGTCGTTCCTCCTGTAGAAGGATTTTTACAAGGATTACGTGATATTACGACTGAATATGGTGCTTTACTCATTTTTGATGAAGTTATGACAGGTTTCCGAATAGGTTATCATTGTGCTCAAGGATATTTCGGTGTAACACCTGATTTAACTTGTTTAGGAAAAGTGATTGGTGGCGGATTGCCTGTAGGTGCCTTTGGCGGTAAAAAGGAAATTATGGATCAAATTGCACCAGTCGGAACGATTTATCAAGCGGGAACGTTATCAGGAAATCCATTAGCAATGACAAGCGGATATGAAACGTTAAGTCAGTTAACACCTGAATCTTACGACTACTTTAATGCTTTAGGTGATATTCTTGAAAAAGGATTAAAAGAAGTGTTTGCAAAACATAACGTGCCAATTACAGTTAATCGTGCTGGTTCGATGATTGGTTATTTCTTGAATGAAGGGCCAGTGACTAACTTTGAGGAAGCAAATAAAAGTGATTTAGAACTATTTAGTAACATGTATAGAGAAATGGCTAAAGAAGGAGTATTCTTGCCTCCTTCACAATTCGAAGGTACTTTCTTGTCTATGGCACATACTAAAAAAGATATAGAAAAAACTGTTCAGGCATTTGATAATGTGCTTAGTCGAATAGTATGA
- a CDS encoding DNA-3-methyladenine glycosylase I translates to MKECAFNTDDPVYLEYHDYFWGQPLYDSKDLFKLMALESQHAGLSWLTILKKKASYEEAFYYFDPKQVSQMTKKDIDRLMKFPNIVHNRKKLEAIVSQAQGYLKIEEGYDSFSDFLWSYVDYKPIDMGYKKPRDRKNVDARATQLSKDLKKYGFKFLGPVTVFTFLEAAGLYDAHLEGCSAKPKHS, encoded by the coding sequence ATGAAAGAGTGTGCTTTTAACACTGATGACCCAGTTTATTTAGAGTATCATGATTATTTTTGGGGGCAACCTTTATACGACAGCAAAGATTTGTTTAAACTTATGGCTTTGGAATCTCAACATGCAGGTTTATCTTGGCTGACAATTTTGAAAAAGAAAGCATCTTATGAAGAAGCCTTTTATTATTTTGATCCAAAGCAAGTTTCTCAAATGACTAAAAAAGACATCGATCGATTAATGAAATTTCCTAATATCGTCCATAATCGTAAAAAACTAGAAGCTATTGTAAGCCAAGCTCAAGGTTATCTAAAAATTGAAGAGGGTTATGATAGCTTTAGTGATTTCTTATGGTCATATGTAGATTATAAGCCTATTGATATGGGATATAAAAAACCAAGAGATCGTAAAAATGTTGATGCACGTGCGACGCAACTCTCTAAAGATTTAAAAAAATACGGTTTTAAATTTTTAGGACCTGTCACTGTTTTCACTTTCTTAGAGGCTGCAGGATTATACGACGCTCACTTAGAAGGTTGTTCTGCTAAACCTAAACACTCATAA
- a CDS encoding valine--tRNA ligase produces MEMKPKYDPREVEKGRYDEWVKNGYFKPSEDKSKEAYTIVIPPPNVTGKLHLGHAWDTTLQDIITRMKRMQGYDTLYLPGMDHAGIATQAKVEAKLNEQGISRHDLGREKFLEQAWDWKEEYASFIRQQWAKLGLGLDYSRERFTLDKGLSKAVRKVFIDLYNKGIVYRGERIINWDPKARTALSDIEVIHEDVQGAFYHFKYPYVDGEGYIEIATTRPETMLGDTAIVVNPNDERYKGVIGKKVVLPIVGRELPILADEYVDIEFGSGAMKVTPAHDPNDFEIGQRHQLENIIVMDKYGKMNEQADKYEGMDRFECRKQLVEDLKEQDLVIKIEEHMHSVGHSERSGAIVEPYLSTQWFVKMKPLAQRALDNQKTKDRIDFFPGRFENTFNRWMKEIRDWTISRQLWWGHQIPAWYHKETGEIYVGEDAPSDIENWVQDEDVLDTWFSSALWPFSTLGWPDIDVEDFKRYYPTNALVTGYDIIFFWVARMIFQGLEFTNTRPFNDVLLHGLVRAEDGRKMSKSLGNGVDPMDVINEYGADSLRYFLATGSSPGHDLRFSTEKVESVWNFINKIWNAARFSLMNIGADFTVDDIDLTGDLSLADKWILTRLNETISTVTELSDKYEFGEVGRALYNFIWDEFCDWYIEMSKIPMNGEDESQKQTTRSVLSYVLDKIMKMLHPFMPFVTESIWRSLPHKGETIVNAEWPTVKETLMFEESKQTMQQLVEIIKSVRQSRVEVNTPLSKSIPILIQTKDETATQTLKDNTSYLNKFCNPSDLTIDTEISIPEKAMTSVVVAGKVVLPLEGLINMDKEIARLEKELDKLQSELDRVDKKLSNENFVNKAPERIINEEKEKQRHYQEKYNGVKSRIEQLKA; encoded by the coding sequence ATGGAGATGAAACCAAAATACGATCCAAGAGAAGTTGAAAAGGGTCGTTATGACGAATGGGTTAAGAATGGTTACTTTAAACCATCAGAAGATAAATCTAAAGAGGCTTATACAATCGTAATTCCACCCCCAAATGTTACTGGAAAATTACATTTAGGACATGCTTGGGATACAACATTACAAGATATTATTACGCGTATGAAACGTATGCAAGGTTATGATACTTTATATCTTCCTGGCATGGATCATGCAGGTATAGCAACTCAAGCAAAAGTTGAGGCAAAACTGAATGAACAAGGTATATCTAGACATGATTTAGGTAGAGAGAAGTTTTTAGAACAAGCTTGGGATTGGAAGGAAGAGTATGCTTCATTCATTAGACAACAATGGGCTAAATTGGGTCTGGGTTTGGACTATAGTAGAGAACGTTTCACTCTTGATAAAGGTTTAAGTAAAGCTGTAAGAAAAGTGTTTATAGATTTATACAACAAAGGTATTGTCTACAGAGGTGAGAGAATCATCAATTGGGATCCAAAAGCTAGAACAGCTTTATCAGATATTGAAGTGATTCATGAAGATGTTCAAGGTGCTTTCTATCATTTTAAATATCCATACGTTGATGGAGAAGGTTATATTGAAATAGCTACTACTCGTCCAGAAACAATGCTTGGAGATACTGCAATTGTTGTTAATCCAAATGATGAACGTTACAAAGGTGTAATAGGTAAAAAGGTAGTTTTACCAATAGTTGGTAGGGAGTTGCCAATCTTAGCTGATGAGTATGTTGATATAGAATTTGGTTCAGGTGCTATGAAAGTTACTCCAGCACACGACCCAAATGATTTTGAAATTGGTCAAAGACATCAATTGGAAAATATTATTGTCATGGATAAATATGGCAAGATGAATGAGCAAGCAGATAAATACGAAGGAATGGATCGTTTTGAATGTCGTAAACAGCTTGTTGAAGATTTGAAAGAACAAGATTTAGTTATTAAAATAGAAGAGCATATGCATTCTGTCGGTCACTCTGAGAGATCTGGTGCTATAGTAGAACCGTATTTATCTACGCAATGGTTTGTAAAAATGAAGCCTTTAGCACAAAGAGCACTAGATAACCAAAAAACTAAAGATAGAATTGACTTTTTCCCTGGTCGATTTGAAAATACATTTAATAGATGGATGAAGGAAATCAGAGATTGGACAATTTCTCGCCAACTTTGGTGGGGACATCAAATTCCAGCGTGGTATCACAAAGAGACTGGTGAAATTTATGTAGGTGAAGATGCACCAAGTGACATTGAAAATTGGGTTCAAGATGAAGATGTACTTGATACATGGTTTTCTAGTGCATTATGGCCGTTCTCAACACTGGGTTGGCCAGATATTGATGTAGAGGACTTTAAGCGCTATTACCCAACTAATGCTTTGGTCACTGGATATGATATTATTTTCTTTTGGGTAGCTAGAATGATTTTCCAAGGATTAGAATTTACGAATACACGTCCATTTAATGATGTATTACTTCACGGATTAGTTAGAGCCGAAGATGGTCGTAAAATGAGTAAATCATTAGGTAATGGTGTGGATCCTATGGATGTCATTAATGAATACGGTGCTGATAGTTTAAGATATTTCCTTGCCACTGGATCATCTCCTGGACATGATTTACGTTTTTCAACAGAAAAAGTGGAATCAGTTTGGAATTTTATTAATAAAATTTGGAATGCTGCACGTTTTAGTTTAATGAATATTGGTGCTGATTTTACAGTAGATGATATTGACTTAACTGGAGATTTATCATTAGCAGATAAATGGATATTAACACGTTTAAATGAAACAATAAGTACGGTAACTGAATTAAGTGATAAATATGAATTTGGTGAAGTAGGTCGAGCTTTATATAACTTTATCTGGGATGAGTTTTGTGATTGGTACATCGAAATGAGTAAAATACCAATGAACGGTGAGGACGAATCGCAAAAGCAAACTACTCGTTCTGTTTTAAGTTATGTGTTGGATAAAATAATGAAGATGTTGCATCCATTTATGCCTTTTGTTACAGAAAGTATTTGGCGAAGTTTACCTCATAAAGGGGAGACAATAGTTAATGCAGAATGGCCAACTGTAAAAGAAACATTAATGTTTGAAGAAAGTAAGCAAACAATGCAACAATTAGTTGAAATCATTAAATCTGTTCGTCAATCAAGAGTGGAAGTGAATACACCACTTTCTAAATCAATTCCTATCTTAATTCAAACTAAAGATGAAACGGCGACTCAAACACTTAAAGATAATACAAGTTATCTTAACAAGTTCTGTAATCCAAGTGATTTAACAATTGATACAGAGATTTCTATACCTGAAAAAGCGATGACTTCAGTTGTTGTAGCAGGTAAAGTTGTTTTACCTCTTGAAGGCCTCATTAATATGGACAAGGAAATTGCTCGCCTAGAAAAAGAATTAGACAAGCTTCAAAGTGAGTTAGAT